In Clostridia bacterium, the DNA window GGCAGAAAAAGAGGGTGGCTATAGCCGGCATTCTGGCGATGAAACCTGAAATATTGGTTATGGATGAGCCTACTGCGGGGCTGGACCCTATGACCATAAGCTCTCTGATGAAAACCCTGAAGCAGATACAGCTGGAAGAAGGCCTGACGATTGTCATTGCAACCCATGAGGTGGATATAGTGCCTGTAAATTGTGACAAGGTCTATGTGATGAGCAGGGGTAGAATTATATTGGAAGGAAGCCCGGAGCAGGTATTCAAAAACAAAGAGCTACTCAGGGAAAGCAATCTGCGGCTGCCAAGGATAGGACACCTGATGGAAGTTTTGCATGACAAGGACAAGCTGGATGTTGATGCTGCAGCCATGACTATTTCAAAAGCCAGGAAGTCAATCAACAACCTGTTCAAATTAAAAGGAAGCTGGAGTGAAGGAAATGCTGGAAGGAATAGAGACCGTAAACCCACAGGATATAGAAAAAAGAAGCTTTGAAATTATTTCTGAAATACTTGGTAAAAGAGTATTTCCACCGTTACATGAGCCAATCATAAAGAGGGTGATCCATACAACGGCGGATTTCGAATATGCCGATACTTTGAAAATAAGTGAAAATGCTGTAAGTAGAGCCATAGAAGCCGTCAAATCAGGCTGTAATATTGTCACAGATACACAGATGGCATATGCGGGTATAAATAAGAAAACCCTTTCAAAGTTCGGAGGCAGCGTTGAGTGCTTTATGAATGATGAAATGGTTGCCATGGAGGCTAGGGAAAGGAATGTGACCAGAGCGTCCATATGTATGGAAAAAGCAGCTGGGGACAGCAAGAATAAAATATTTGCTATAGGGAATGCCCCTACTGCTTTAATCCGTTTGTATGAATTAATAAAAGAGGGTTTGGCAGACCCTGCCGTAGTAATAGGTGTTCCTGTCGGGTTTGTGAATGTAGTTGAATCAAAGGAGCTGCTCATGAAAGCTGGTGTGCCGTATATAATTGCAGAAGGAAGAAAAGGTGGAAGCAATGTGGCGGCTGCCATAGTGAACGCAATATTATACATGATTTAGCCGTTGAGCTGGATAAATATTATTCC includes these proteins:
- a CDS encoding ATP-binding cassette domain-containing protein; this translates as MAILETRNLSFQYEAGKIILDDLNISIEKGSFVALLGANGCGKTTLAQHFNRLYKPVSGQVLLNGNDIAGLKEEQIYSSIGLVFQNPDDQLFSYTVREDVSYGVKNLGISGNEAEKRVEDSLKLLDIEDLRDREIHKLSFGQKKRVAIAGILAMKPEILVMDEPTAGLDPMTISSLMKTLKQIQLEEGLTIVIATHEVDIVPVNCDKVYVMSRGRIILEGSPEQVFKNKELLRESNLRLPRIGHLMEVLHDKDKLDVDAAAMTISKARKSINNLFKLKGSWSEGNAGRNRDRKPTGYRKKKL
- a CDS encoding precorrin-8X methylmutase, whose amino-acid sequence is MLEGIETVNPQDIEKRSFEIISEILGKRVFPPLHEPIIKRVIHTTADFEYADTLKISENAVSRAIEAVKSGCNIVTDTQMAYAGINKKTLSKFGGSVECFMNDEMVAMEARERNVTRASICMEKAAGDSKNKIFAIGNAPTALIRLYELIKEGLADPAVVIGVPVGFVNVVESKELLMKAGVPYIIAEGRKGGSNVAAAIVNAILYMI